A DNA window from Amycolatopsis sp. DSM 110486 contains the following coding sequences:
- a CDS encoding alpha/beta hydrolase fold domain-containing protein has translation MADPTFDLRLQNVDPALLEAQREVNAVLAKMPHPDVRTPEGLAALRAGTAHNPGVTDLSPTERQVDGPAGPLRLRVFTPPEPRAVLYRIHGGGWAAGAPEDDDLVNDRLSRATGAIVISPEYRLAPEATVPEQIEETVAVARWLARHAAAEFGTGRLLIGGISAGAHLAAATLLALRDAGDPAFGAFAGAYLDCGIYDLGLSPSAAAATEDSLVLTRSWIDGLPDLALPHHTPEQRRAPQLSPALADLTGFPPTLLTVGDLDPLRDDAILLAARLRLAGCDARLEIWPEAPHAFTNMATPLGNVALDSAIAWINDLLEPPRTAPDPAALVHRFVTEVVNGGDLDVVDELWHDDLAWHAGSAGDLHGLEAYEASLRAAIGGAFTGMHLTVHDTHVDGGTVVLRFTNSGTHTGPFLGVSATGRHASWFGIGIYTVRARKIAEAWFGEDMLGLLRQLSENEHSLG, from the coding sequence ATGGCCGACCCGACCTTCGACCTCCGCCTGCAGAACGTCGACCCCGCGCTCCTCGAGGCCCAGCGCGAGGTGAACGCCGTGCTCGCGAAGATGCCTCACCCGGACGTCCGAACCCCCGAAGGGCTCGCCGCCCTGCGCGCCGGCACCGCCCACAACCCCGGTGTGACGGACCTGAGCCCCACCGAACGCCAGGTCGACGGCCCCGCCGGCCCGCTGCGGCTGCGCGTGTTCACGCCGCCCGAGCCACGCGCGGTCCTCTACCGCATCCACGGCGGCGGCTGGGCTGCCGGAGCACCGGAGGACGACGACCTCGTCAACGACCGCCTCTCGCGCGCGACCGGCGCGATCGTCATCAGCCCGGAGTACCGGCTGGCGCCCGAGGCCACCGTCCCCGAGCAGATCGAGGAGACCGTCGCCGTCGCCCGCTGGCTCGCCCGGCACGCGGCCGCGGAGTTCGGCACCGGCCGGCTGCTGATCGGCGGCATCTCCGCCGGCGCGCACCTCGCCGCGGCGACGCTGCTGGCCCTGCGCGACGCCGGTGACCCCGCGTTCGGCGCGTTCGCGGGCGCGTACCTCGACTGCGGCATCTACGACCTGGGCCTGTCCCCCAGCGCCGCCGCGGCCACCGAAGACAGCCTCGTGCTCACCCGGTCCTGGATCGACGGCCTGCCCGACCTCGCCCTCCCCCACCACACGCCGGAGCAACGGCGCGCCCCGCAGCTGTCCCCGGCGCTGGCCGACCTCACCGGTTTCCCGCCCACCCTGCTGACCGTCGGCGACCTCGACCCACTGCGCGACGACGCGATCCTGCTCGCCGCCCGCCTGCGTCTCGCCGGCTGCGACGCGCGGCTGGAGATCTGGCCCGAAGCCCCGCACGCGTTCACCAACATGGCCACCCCGCTCGGAAACGTCGCCCTCGACAGCGCCATCGCGTGGATCAACGACCTCCTCGAGCCACCGCGCACGGCGCCCGACCCCGCGGCCCTCGTGCACCGGTTCGTCACCGAGGTCGTCAACGGCGGCGACCTCGACGTCGTCGACGAGCTCTGGCACGACGACCTCGCGTGGCACGCCGGCAGCGCCGGCGACCTCCATGGCCTAGAGGCCTACGAGGCGTCCCTGCGTGCCGCGATCGGTGGTGCCTTCACCGGCATGCACCTGACCGTGCACGACACCCATGTCGACGGCGGCACGGTCGTGCTCCGGTTCACCAACAGCGGCACCCACACCGGGCCGTTCCTCGGTGTCTCCGCCACCGGCCGTCACGCGAGCTGGTTCGGCATCGGCATTTACACCGTGCGGGCGCGCAAGATCGCCGAGGCGTGGTTCGGCGAGGACATGCTCGGCCTGCTGCGGCAGCTCAGCGAGAATGAACATTCATTAGGATGA
- a CDS encoding TetR/AcrR family transcriptional regulator — MARTRDPESKRRQLLDGALTEFAEHGIGGARVERIATRAGVSAGLVYSFYDGKEGLYEAVYDAIVEQVVSGIPIDADDLPEYAGQLYDAGLRYPDVMRFITWYQLERGGVRPVVAESMTDKTAAIEDAQRRGTVTAQRTPGELLALVLTIANMWQNQGEDVRDLVPEPERRRLVTDTVRQLVDPAH; from the coding sequence ATGGCACGGACCCGAGACCCCGAGAGCAAACGGCGGCAGCTGCTGGACGGCGCGCTCACCGAGTTCGCCGAGCACGGCATCGGCGGCGCCCGCGTGGAGCGCATCGCCACCCGCGCCGGGGTCAGCGCCGGGCTCGTGTATTCCTTCTACGACGGCAAAGAAGGGCTGTACGAGGCGGTCTACGACGCCATCGTCGAGCAGGTCGTCTCCGGGATCCCCATCGACGCGGACGACCTGCCCGAATACGCGGGACAGCTCTACGACGCGGGCCTGCGGTACCCGGACGTGATGCGCTTCATCACCTGGTACCAGCTCGAACGCGGCGGCGTCCGGCCCGTCGTCGCCGAGTCCATGACCGACAAAACCGCGGCGATCGAGGACGCGCAGCGCCGCGGCACCGTGACCGCTCAGCGGACGCCCGGCGAGCTGCTCGCCCTCGTGCTGACCATCGCGAACATGTGGCAGAACCAGGGCGAAGACGTCCGCGACCTCGTCCCCGAACCCGAACGCCGCCGCCTCGTCACCGACACCGTCCGGCAGCTGGTGGACCCGGCACACTGA
- a CDS encoding DUF6069 family protein has protein sequence MTGDTQHRVVAGRLWAGGGATALVAALAAIVVVLVARGLFDVPVLAPEGKGAWGGVGTVAYAVGAAVVALAATGLLHLLLISTPRAKSFFVSIMLLVTAIAVVIPLGLDADRGARIATAAGNLLIGLVITSTLSGVAGAAVRARRPVR, from the coding sequence ATGACCGGAGACACGCAGCACAGGGTCGTCGCGGGCAGGCTGTGGGCCGGCGGCGGCGCGACGGCACTGGTCGCGGCGCTGGCCGCCATCGTGGTGGTGCTCGTCGCGCGCGGGCTGTTCGACGTGCCCGTGCTGGCCCCGGAAGGCAAGGGCGCTTGGGGCGGTGTCGGCACGGTGGCCTACGCGGTCGGCGCCGCCGTCGTCGCCCTCGCGGCGACGGGACTGCTCCATCTGCTCTTGATCAGTACGCCACGCGCGAAGTCGTTCTTCGTCTCGATCATGCTGCTCGTCACCGCGATCGCCGTCGTCATCCCCCTGGGCCTCGACGCGGACCGCGGCGCTCGGATCGCGACGGCCGCCGGGAACCTCCTCATCGGTCTCGTGATCACGAGCACGCTGTCCGGCGTCGCCGGCGCGGCGGTCCGGGCGCGCCGGCCGGTGCGGTGA
- a CDS encoding SHOCT domain-containing protein — translation MALAQSDYPFLDVIWTMLVFFGWVVWFWMLIVIFGDLFHRSDVSGWGKAGWTVFVLVLPFVGVLIYLIAQGKHMGERRQSEVASNQKQFDDYVRSVAGNGDKGAAGQIAEAKKLLDTGAINAEEYESLKAKALAR, via the coding sequence ATGGCACTGGCTCAATCGGACTACCCGTTCCTGGACGTGATCTGGACCATGCTGGTGTTCTTCGGCTGGGTGGTCTGGTTCTGGATGCTCATCGTGATCTTCGGCGACCTCTTCCACCGCTCGGACGTCTCCGGCTGGGGCAAGGCGGGCTGGACTGTGTTCGTCCTGGTGCTGCCGTTCGTCGGCGTGCTGATCTACCTCATCGCGCAGGGCAAGCACATGGGCGAACGCCGCCAGTCCGAGGTGGCGTCCAACCAGAAGCAGTTCGACGACTACGTCCGCTCGGTCGCCGGCAACGGCGACAAGGGCGCCGCCGGCCAGATCGCCGAAGCGAAGAAGCTTCTCGACACCGGCGCCATCAACGCGGAGGAGTACGAATCCCTGAAGGCCAAGGCACTCGCTCGGTGA
- a CDS encoding SulP family inorganic anion transporter, with product MVQWIPGLRVVRTYRRQWLVKDVVAGVVLTTLLVPQGMAYAELAGLPAITGLYTSILCLLGYAVFGPSRILVLGPDSSLGPMIAATILPLVAADGDPARAVALASMLAIMVAVIMIVASVAKLGFIADLISKPTMIGYLNGLALTIVVGQLPKLCGFSVDGEGLIAEIGAVARAIAGGEVVAAAAAVGLGALAVILVLQRWVRKIPAVLVVVVLALIVVPVFDLAEHGVPVVGVLPAGFPPLTLPHVGFADLAPLFAGAVGIALVSLADTISTASAFAARTGQEVHGNQEMAGIGVANLAAGLFQGFPVSTSGSRTAVAQQAGARTQLTGVVGAVLITVMIVAAPGLFRNLPQPVLAAIVITAALSLSDVPGTVRLWRQRKTEFLLSAAALAGVALLGVLPGIAIAVGLSILNVFRHAWLPYHTILGQVEGLRGFHDVRSYPHALRLPGLVIFRFDAPLMFANARTFRAEIRRLASASPAPGWILVAAEPVTDVDTTAADMLRELDDELNARGIHLVMAEVKDPVRRKIDRYELTRTMDPAHFYPTVGAAVAAFRQETGADWVPFNADGRESGSSKGS from the coding sequence ATGGTCCAGTGGATCCCCGGTCTGCGGGTGGTGCGGACCTACCGGCGCCAGTGGCTGGTCAAGGACGTGGTGGCGGGTGTCGTCCTCACGACGCTCCTGGTGCCGCAAGGCATGGCGTACGCGGAGCTCGCCGGGTTGCCCGCGATCACCGGTCTGTACACGTCGATCCTGTGCCTGCTGGGTTACGCGGTGTTCGGGCCGTCGCGGATCCTCGTGCTGGGACCCGACTCGTCGCTCGGGCCGATGATCGCCGCGACGATTCTGCCGCTCGTGGCGGCGGACGGCGACCCGGCGCGGGCCGTCGCGCTGGCGTCGATGCTGGCGATCATGGTCGCGGTGATCATGATCGTCGCCTCGGTCGCGAAGCTCGGGTTCATCGCCGACCTCATCTCGAAGCCCACGATGATCGGGTATCTCAACGGGCTGGCTCTGACCATCGTGGTGGGCCAGCTGCCCAAGCTGTGCGGGTTCAGCGTCGACGGGGAGGGGCTCATCGCCGAAATCGGCGCGGTGGCCCGGGCGATCGCGGGCGGCGAGGTGGTCGCCGCGGCCGCGGCGGTGGGCCTCGGCGCGCTCGCGGTGATCTTGGTGCTGCAGCGCTGGGTGCGCAAAATCCCCGCGGTCCTGGTCGTCGTCGTGCTCGCGCTCATCGTGGTCCCCGTGTTCGACCTGGCCGAGCACGGCGTGCCGGTGGTCGGCGTTCTTCCTGCCGGGTTTCCTCCGCTGACGCTCCCGCACGTGGGGTTCGCCGATCTCGCGCCGCTGTTCGCCGGCGCGGTGGGCATCGCCTTGGTGTCGCTGGCGGACACGATCTCCACGGCTTCGGCCTTCGCCGCCCGCACCGGGCAAGAGGTCCACGGCAACCAGGAGATGGCGGGCATCGGGGTGGCGAACCTGGCGGCAGGGCTCTTCCAAGGGTTTCCGGTCAGCACCAGTGGCTCGCGGACCGCGGTCGCGCAGCAGGCAGGGGCGCGCACCCAGCTGACGGGGGTCGTCGGCGCCGTGCTGATTACGGTGATGATCGTGGCGGCGCCCGGCCTGTTCCGGAACCTGCCACAGCCGGTTCTGGCCGCGATCGTCATCACCGCCGCGCTGTCGCTGTCCGACGTGCCCGGGACGGTGCGGCTGTGGCGGCAGCGCAAGACCGAGTTCCTGCTCTCGGCCGCCGCGCTGGCCGGCGTCGCCCTGCTCGGCGTGCTGCCCGGCATCGCGATCGCCGTGGGACTGTCGATCCTGAACGTGTTCCGGCACGCGTGGCTGCCCTACCACACGATTCTCGGGCAGGTCGAGGGTCTGCGCGGCTTCCACGACGTCCGGTCCTACCCGCACGCACTGCGGCTTCCGGGCTTGGTGATCTTCCGCTTCGACGCGCCGCTGATGTTCGCCAACGCCAGGACCTTCCGCGCCGAGATCCGCCGGCTGGCCTCGGCGAGTCCCGCACCCGGCTGGATTCTGGTGGCCGCCGAGCCGGTGACCGATGTGGACACGACCGCGGCCGACATGCTTCGCGAACTCGACGACGAGCTCAACGCCCGCGGCATCCACCTGGTCATGGCCGAAGTCAAGGACCCGGTGCGGCGCAAGATCGACCGGTACGAGCTGACCCGCACCATGGACCCCGCTCATTTCTACCCCACTGTCGGCGCCGCCGTGGCGGCGTTCCGTCAGGAGACGGGCGCCGACTGGGTGCCGTTCAATGCAGATGGACGAGAATCAGGTTCTTCAAAAGGATCATGA
- a CDS encoding 3,4-dihydroxy-2-butanone-4-phosphate synthase, whose translation MTQQLSSAGSRFDTVSVEQAAAAIAAGRPVVVAGTHGDLVFAAQDATPHLVSVSVRYTDGFVCVALPDEDCDRLGLPLMYPGSPACGGEAFAVTVDARAGGTTGISAADRARTIRLLADPAATPADFTRPGHVVPIRTARESTPHRAGRGEAALALVRLAGKREAAVLSGIVSQRDAGDLAGPEELASFAAEHGLLVVSAAEVLAPGLTAQPACPHCGHAV comes from the coding sequence ATGACACAGCAGCTTTCCTCAGCAGGCAGCCGGTTCGACACGGTGAGCGTCGAGCAGGCCGCGGCCGCGATCGCGGCCGGCCGGCCGGTGGTGGTGGCGGGCACGCACGGCGACCTCGTGTTCGCGGCGCAGGACGCCACGCCGCACCTGGTGTCGGTGTCCGTGCGCTACACCGACGGGTTCGTCTGCGTCGCCCTGCCGGACGAGGACTGCGACCGCCTCGGGCTCCCGCTGATGTACCCCGGGTCGCCGGCGTGCGGAGGAGAAGCCTTCGCCGTCACGGTCGACGCCCGTGCCGGCGGGACGACCGGCATCTCCGCGGCCGACCGCGCCCGCACCATCCGGCTGCTGGCCGATCCCGCCGCCACTCCGGCCGACTTCACCCGGCCCGGCCACGTCGTGCCCATCCGCACGGCCCGCGAAAGCACCCCGCACCGCGCCGGGCGCGGCGAGGCCGCCCTCGCCCTGGTGCGGCTCGCGGGCAAGCGGGAAGCCGCGGTGCTCAGCGGCATCGTGTCGCAACGGGACGCGGGTGACCTGGCCGGTCCGGAAGAACTGGCGTCGTTCGCCGCCGAGCACGGCCTGCTCGTCGTGTCGGCGGCCGAAGTGCTGGCCCCCGGCTTGACGGCTCAGCCGGCGTGCCCCCACTGCGGGCACGCGGTGTGA
- a CDS encoding flavin reductase family protein: protein MTRQLTSVSDSRAYRDAVGRYASGVVVVGATADDGQRLGFTCQSFHSVSLDPPLILIGVARTSSTYPLIRDVGRFAVSVLGHGHREVASAFARKGVDRWSGVAHTETATGNPVLAGSLVWLDCEIDAEHDAGDHHLVLGRVLEMSSPDAQDGAEPLLFYRGGFHRIASRPAAG, encoded by the coding sequence GTGACGCGACAGTTGACGAGCGTCAGTGATTCCCGCGCGTACCGCGACGCCGTGGGGCGTTACGCCTCCGGTGTCGTGGTGGTCGGGGCGACCGCGGACGACGGGCAGCGTCTCGGGTTCACGTGCCAGTCGTTCCACAGCGTTTCGCTGGACCCGCCGCTGATCCTGATCGGCGTCGCCCGGACTTCGAGCACGTATCCGCTGATCCGGGACGTCGGCCGGTTCGCCGTATCCGTGCTGGGCCACGGCCACCGGGAGGTCGCCTCCGCGTTCGCTCGCAAGGGCGTCGACAGGTGGAGCGGGGTCGCGCACACCGAAACCGCGACCGGGAACCCCGTCCTCGCCGGGAGTCTCGTGTGGCTCGACTGCGAGATCGACGCCGAGCACGACGCGGGCGACCACCACCTCGTCCTCGGCCGGGTGCTGGAGATGAGCTCGCCGGACGCGCAGGACGGCGCCGAGCCGCTGCTGTTCTACCGCGGTGGTTTCCACCGCATCGCCTCGAGGCCCGCCGCCGGCTGA
- a CDS encoding NADPH-dependent FMN reductase codes for MKTTIVVGNPKPASRTRKVAEALLDRLVKDDADRQVIDLADHSAEIFAWPSEVMSALTERVAGSDLVVIASPTYKATYTGLVKAFLDRYAAGALAGVTAIPVMTGGSPAHSMGVDSHLAPLLTELGAVVPGAGWYFETSSMDALDALADEAAARYARTIGQLARLAEGVRIP; via the coding sequence ATGAAAACCACCATTGTCGTCGGAAATCCGAAGCCCGCTTCGCGGACGAGGAAAGTCGCCGAAGCCTTGCTCGACCGGCTGGTGAAGGACGATGCGGATCGGCAGGTCATCGACCTCGCCGACCATTCCGCCGAGATCTTCGCGTGGCCGTCGGAGGTGATGTCGGCGTTGACCGAGCGCGTCGCCGGCAGTGATCTCGTGGTGATCGCGAGCCCGACTTACAAGGCCACCTACACCGGGTTGGTCAAGGCATTCCTGGACCGCTACGCGGCGGGCGCGCTGGCCGGGGTGACGGCGATCCCCGTGATGACCGGGGGGAGCCCCGCCCACTCGATGGGCGTCGACAGCCACCTCGCCCCGCTGCTGACCGAGCTCGGCGCCGTGGTTCCGGGAGCCGGGTGGTACTTCGAGACCTCGTCGATGGACGCGCTGGACGCCCTCGCCGACGAGGCGGCCGCGCGCTACGCCCGCACGATCGGGCAGCTCGCCCGCCTGGCCGAGGGGGTGCGGATCCCGTGA
- a CDS encoding LLM class flavin-dependent oxidoreductase: MDDSMVKPNPIRDSANKLKLSIFGVNGKGAAFTHHPDRFSGDWDEISRLAKRADQLGIEGFVSASRWRAFGGDGHYSGDVMETFAWAGAIAAITERISIISTFPMSLINPAFVAKAEATVDLISGGRAGMNLVCGWFPPEFELFGVPMQEHNDRYGYADKWMEVFDKLWSSDEGFDLKNEYFDVKNAMSQPRPLQSRPVLLNAGGSPRGRQFAAQHAEVAFTIPDDPDPQAVKARVAEYREEARKKFGKEIQIWLSAYVVQKDTTAEAEAYAQDYIVTRGDDIAVADLIEANIPNAKTMPPEKMAEMSYEFKAGYGAYPLVGTASDIAQRMKELSEAGVDGLMLIWLDYEQGLEKLAGEVLPRIEEAGLRRPATAG, encoded by the coding sequence GTGGACGACAGCATGGTCAAGCCGAATCCCATTCGAGACTCGGCCAACAAGCTCAAGCTGAGCATTTTCGGCGTGAACGGCAAAGGCGCTGCCTTCACCCATCACCCCGACCGGTTCTCCGGCGATTGGGACGAGATCAGCCGGCTGGCCAAACGGGCCGATCAGCTGGGCATCGAAGGCTTCGTCTCGGCGTCGCGCTGGCGCGCGTTCGGTGGCGACGGGCACTACTCGGGCGACGTGATGGAAACCTTCGCCTGGGCCGGCGCGATCGCCGCGATCACCGAGCGGATCAGCATCATCAGCACGTTCCCCATGTCACTGATCAACCCGGCGTTCGTCGCCAAAGCCGAGGCGACGGTCGACCTGATCTCCGGCGGCCGTGCGGGGATGAACCTGGTCTGCGGCTGGTTCCCGCCCGAGTTCGAGTTGTTCGGCGTCCCGATGCAGGAGCACAACGACCGCTACGGTTACGCCGACAAGTGGATGGAGGTGTTCGACAAGCTCTGGTCCTCGGACGAGGGCTTCGATCTGAAGAACGAATACTTCGACGTCAAGAACGCCATGTCGCAGCCGCGTCCGCTGCAGTCGCGCCCCGTTCTCCTCAACGCCGGCGGCTCGCCGCGTGGCCGCCAGTTCGCCGCGCAGCACGCCGAAGTCGCCTTCACCATTCCCGACGATCCCGATCCCCAGGCCGTGAAGGCGCGGGTCGCGGAATACCGCGAAGAAGCGCGCAAGAAGTTCGGCAAGGAGATCCAGATCTGGCTTTCCGCGTACGTCGTGCAAAAGGACACCACCGCCGAAGCCGAGGCCTACGCCCAGGACTACATCGTGACGCGAGGCGACGACATCGCGGTCGCGGACCTGATCGAGGCGAACATCCCGAACGCCAAGACGATGCCGCCGGAGAAGATGGCGGAAATGTCTTACGAGTTCAAAGCCGGCTACGGCGCCTACCCGTTGGTGGGGACGGCGAGCGACATCGCGCAGCGCATGAAGGAGCTCTCCGAGGCCGGCGTCGACGGCCTGATGCTGATCTGGCTGGACTACGAACAGGGGCTGGAGAAGCTCGCCGGCGAGGTGCTGCCCCGGATCGAAGAAGCCGGTTTGCGCAGGCCCGCCACCGCCGGGTGA
- a CDS encoding LuxR C-terminal-related transcriptional regulator has protein sequence MTGLDWQEVARFGELACGSLRPVTVQQRTLPELVRLLQCDSGAIHLLDRRYRGQVASLTGAPVKMLLEFVPIAGPANPYFKRSTASRFPVHDAVLHGRRTDHLRSPVGQLLADYGFEHCLYALLVAEGRPVGTATFARRTGRPAFTTRDQELAHRLSKFLAIGLANAAAYERRAPGAPLAGPAAATLDIDTIDLSEPSGTPQAGTSPSAGADGGLTEREREVLALATSGLSNAEIAAELGIAVNTVKQHMKHSFHKLGVRSRLEALRYLQENNLVKS, from the coding sequence ATGACCGGTCTCGACTGGCAGGAGGTGGCCCGGTTCGGCGAGCTCGCCTGCGGTTCACTACGTCCGGTCACGGTGCAGCAGCGGACCCTGCCGGAGCTGGTGCGCCTCCTGCAGTGCGATTCGGGCGCGATCCATTTGCTCGACCGCCGCTACCGGGGCCAGGTGGCATCTTTGACGGGCGCGCCGGTGAAGATGCTCCTCGAGTTCGTGCCCATCGCCGGGCCGGCGAACCCGTACTTCAAGCGTTCGACCGCGTCGCGGTTCCCGGTCCACGACGCGGTGCTGCACGGCCGCCGCACCGACCACCTGCGCTCACCGGTGGGACAGCTCCTGGCCGACTACGGGTTCGAGCACTGCCTCTACGCGTTGCTCGTCGCCGAGGGCCGTCCCGTCGGCACGGCGACCTTCGCCCGCCGGACCGGCCGTCCGGCGTTCACCACCCGGGACCAGGAGCTGGCGCACCGGCTGTCGAAGTTCCTCGCGATCGGCCTGGCCAACGCCGCGGCCTACGAGCGGCGCGCACCCGGGGCGCCACTCGCGGGACCCGCCGCGGCGACCCTCGACATCGACACGATCGATCTGTCCGAGCCTTCGGGGACACCCCAGGCCGGCACCTCGCCGTCCGCGGGAGCCGACGGAGGACTGACCGAGCGGGAGCGCGAGGTGCTCGCGCTGGCCACGAGCGGGCTGAGCAACGCGGAGATCGCCGCCGAGCTCGGGATCGCGGTCAACACCGTCAAACAGCACATGAAGCACAGCTTCCACAAGCTCGGCGTGCGCTCCCGGCTCGAAGCCCTGCGGTACCTGCAGGAGAACAATCTCGTAAAGTCCTGA
- a CDS encoding thiamine pyrophosphate-binding protein has protein sequence MLVHEAIGRYLTEHGVRAAFGVVGSGNFHFTQALVAGGARFVAARHEGGAATMADAYARMSGEVAVLSLHQGCGYTNALTGITEAAKSRTPLLVLTAEAGDPASNFFIDQPGLAAGVGAVPLRVGSPGTALRDVARALAICAQQRRTVVLNVPIDVQELELPEQEHGTVPAAIAVPQPAPEPLAEFARLLSEASRPVFIVGRGGRSPGAGEAVRELGNQAGALLATSAVSRGLFNDDPWSIDVSGGFASPLTVELVSQADLVVAFGCALNMWTTRHGALIGADTRVVQVDLDPAAIGRHRGVDLGLWGGVAETARAATALLRSGGAPPRTGYRRPELGDRLRTGLRWNQLPFDDASTEDRIDPRTLSAKLNELLPAERTVSLDSGNFLGYPSMYLDVPDEYGFCFTQAFQSVGLGLASAIGAALARPDRVPVAALGDGGFLMGLSELETAVRLGIPLLVVVYNDAMYGAEVHHFGAGTAGLDNVTFPDGDLAALARGHGCEGLTVRSADDLAAVKDWLSSAPRRPLVLDAKITSDGGAWWLHEAFGH, from the coding sequence ATGCTCGTGCACGAGGCCATCGGCCGGTACCTGACCGAGCACGGTGTGCGTGCCGCGTTCGGGGTGGTCGGCAGCGGCAACTTCCACTTCACCCAAGCGCTGGTGGCCGGGGGAGCGCGGTTCGTGGCGGCGCGCCACGAAGGCGGCGCGGCGACGATGGCCGACGCGTACGCGCGCATGTCGGGCGAGGTCGCGGTGCTGTCGTTGCACCAGGGCTGCGGCTACACCAACGCGCTCACCGGGATCACCGAGGCGGCCAAGAGCCGGACCCCGCTGCTGGTGCTGACGGCCGAGGCCGGCGACCCGGCGTCCAACTTCTTCATCGACCAGCCCGGCCTCGCCGCCGGTGTCGGCGCGGTGCCGCTGCGGGTGGGCTCGCCGGGGACGGCCTTGCGGGACGTGGCCCGCGCGCTGGCCATCTGCGCGCAGCAGCGGCGGACCGTGGTGCTCAACGTCCCGATCGACGTCCAGGAGCTGGAGCTGCCGGAGCAGGAGCACGGGACGGTCCCGGCTGCGATCGCCGTGCCTCAGCCGGCGCCCGAGCCGCTGGCGGAGTTCGCCCGGCTGCTGAGCGAGGCGTCCCGGCCGGTGTTCATCGTCGGCCGAGGTGGCCGTTCGCCCGGTGCGGGCGAGGCGGTCCGGGAGCTCGGCAACCAGGCCGGCGCGCTGCTGGCCACGTCGGCCGTGAGCCGCGGACTGTTCAACGACGACCCGTGGAGCATCGACGTCTCGGGCGGGTTCGCCTCACCGCTGACGGTCGAGCTGGTTTCGCAGGCCGACCTGGTCGTGGCGTTCGGGTGCGCACTGAACATGTGGACGACGCGGCACGGCGCGCTGATCGGGGCCGACACCCGCGTGGTGCAGGTCGATCTGGACCCGGCGGCGATCGGCCGGCACCGCGGCGTCGACCTGGGGCTGTGGGGCGGGGTCGCGGAAACCGCCCGCGCGGCCACCGCCCTGCTCCGCTCCGGTGGCGCGCCGCCGCGGACGGGCTACCGGCGACCGGAGCTCGGCGACCGCCTCCGCACGGGCCTGCGCTGGAACCAGCTCCCGTTCGACGACGCCTCCACCGAGGACCGCATCGACCCGCGCACGCTGTCGGCGAAGCTCAACGAGCTGCTGCCGGCCGAGCGGACCGTGTCGCTGGACTCCGGCAACTTCCTCGGCTACCCGAGCATGTACCTCGACGTGCCGGACGAGTACGGGTTCTGCTTCACCCAGGCGTTCCAGTCGGTCGGGCTGGGGCTGGCGAGCGCGATCGGCGCCGCGCTGGCGCGGCCGGACCGCGTCCCCGTCGCGGCGCTCGGCGACGGCGGGTTCCTGATGGGGCTCTCGGAGCTGGAAACGGCCGTGCGCCTCGGGATTCCGCTGCTGGTCGTCGTGTACAACGACGCCATGTACGGCGCGGAAGTGCACCACTTCGGCGCCGGGACAGCGGGCCTGGACAACGTCACCTTCCCCGACGGCGACCTCGCCGCGCTGGCCCGGGGCCACGGCTGCGAGGGCCTGACCGTGCGCTCGGCCGACGACCTGGCCGCGGTCAAGGACTGGCTGTCGTCGGCGCCCCGGCGGCCGCTGGTGCTCGACGCCAAGATCACCTCCGACGGCGGGGCCTGGTGGCTGCACGAGGCCTTCGGTCACTGA